In Myxococcota bacterium, a single window of DNA contains:
- a CDS encoding metal-dependent hydrolase — MTTATLAPGSRHEIRIRAPRIDYDDVPAHWLADNAIATQIFNGLNLVFPDGERFFIDSVRDHLDDIEDPKLRDQVRGFFGQEGRHAHEHERYFEAMEAQGYEIRPFLRRFERFTKWTTRWLPRGLRLAMTAGAEHYTATLGAMAFENPLLDRAHPAMRRLAIWHATEEVEHKAVAFDVLQATHPSYALRILGFVLATLEVLAWSGAGTRMLLRQDRDAGRVDAQGLAAAREELQELHKWQARRLKAAMRAYLRRDFHPNDTDELALAHEKLVEVGLQATA; from the coding sequence ATGACCACCGCCACCCTGGCTCCCGGCTCGCGCCACGAAATCCGCATCCGCGCTCCGCGCATCGATTACGACGACGTGCCTGCGCACTGGCTGGCCGACAACGCGATCGCCACCCAGATCTTCAACGGCCTCAACCTGGTCTTCCCCGACGGCGAGCGCTTCTTCATCGACTCCGTGCGCGATCACCTCGATGACATCGAGGATCCGAAGCTCCGCGACCAGGTGCGCGGCTTCTTCGGTCAGGAAGGGCGTCACGCACACGAACACGAGCGCTACTTCGAGGCGATGGAGGCTCAGGGCTACGAGATCCGCCCCTTCCTGCGCCGCTTCGAACGCTTCACGAAGTGGACCACGCGCTGGTTGCCGCGGGGACTGCGCCTCGCCATGACCGCAGGCGCCGAGCACTACACCGCGACGCTGGGCGCGATGGCCTTCGAGAACCCCCTGCTGGATCGCGCGCACCCGGCCATGCGGCGTCTGGCGATCTGGCACGCCACCGAGGAAGTGGAGCACAAGGCCGTCGCCTTCGACGTGCTTCAGGCCACGCATCCGAGCTACGCCCTGCGCATTCTGGGATTCGTCCTGGCAACCCTCGAGGTTCTCGCTTGGAGCGGCGCAGGGACACGCATGCTGCTGCGCCAGGATCGCGATGCGGGCCGCGTCGATGCGCAGGGTCTGGCTGCGGCGCGCGAGGAACTCCAGGAGCTGCACAAGTGGCAGGCGCGCCGGCTCAAGGCCGCGATGCGCGCCTACCTGCGCCGCGACTTCCACCCGAACGACACCGACGAGCTCGCCCTGGCTCACGAGAAGCTCGTCGAGGTCGGACTCCAGGCCACGGCGTGA
- a CDS encoding helix-turn-helix domain-containing protein: protein MTPAQRKRVAARETPGGRERLLEAATALFAERGYAATGIAELCREAGVAKPALYWHFESKEGLLGAVIERVGSQWIERLQKVVYLEGHPLQRIQRLVTEWRTILLEQPELMRLPLIAQLEQGDSDRARAALRKIWSRGDAALIQGIEDTLGVQIQGVDLLAQTILDLLQGAALRQMAEPDPKRLARVFTDLQRTIAVLVADRLPPEVKLEDLP from the coding sequence GTGACACCGGCCCAGCGCAAACGGGTAGCCGCGCGCGAGACGCCGGGGGGCCGCGAGCGTCTGCTCGAGGCGGCGACGGCGCTCTTCGCCGAGCGGGGCTACGCGGCGACGGGCATCGCCGAGCTGTGTCGCGAGGCCGGCGTGGCGAAGCCGGCCCTGTACTGGCACTTCGAGAGCAAGGAAGGCCTACTCGGTGCCGTCATCGAGCGCGTGGGTTCCCAGTGGATCGAGCGCTTGCAGAAGGTGGTCTATCTCGAAGGTCACCCGCTGCAGCGGATCCAGCGGCTCGTCACCGAATGGCGCACGATCCTGCTCGAGCAGCCCGAGCTGATGCGGCTGCCCTTGATCGCCCAGCTCGAGCAGGGCGACTCGGATCGCGCGCGGGCGGCGCTGCGCAAGATCTGGTCGCGGGGCGACGCGGCGCTGATCCAGGGCATCGAAGACACGCTCGGCGTCCAGATCCAGGGCGTCGATCTGCTCGCCCAGACCATCCTCGACCTGCTCCAGGGCGCGGCTTTGCGCCAGATGGCCGAGCCCGACCCGAAGCGTCTCGCACGGGTGTTCACCGACCTGCAGCGCACGATCGCGGTGCTCGTCGCCGACCGTCTGCCTCCCGAGGTGAAACTCGAGGATCTGCCCTAG
- a CDS encoding TetR/AcrR family transcriptional regulator → MSAPDATAEKTNARDRQKAATWERILGAARSVFFEWGFADASLDEVAKRAGVAKGTLYRHVESKTHLFVEVLIRDSEVFIEEMARVVSQTLPPTEKVLAIARFYVDFFHENPDRAQILWAVDNQDWIGEIQPDVVQRVTQLFESQLRVFSDVIQQGIESGEFADCDPWVVAYAIWGLGDCYLNQARSRPRQVLFGKPIQVLYDDGLRLILSGLLRREPA, encoded by the coding sequence GTGTCTGCTCCTGATGCCACCGCCGAGAAGACGAACGCCCGCGATCGCCAGAAGGCGGCGACCTGGGAACGCATCCTGGGCGCTGCGCGCAGCGTGTTCTTCGAGTGGGGCTTCGCCGACGCCAGCCTCGACGAAGTCGCGAAGCGTGCGGGCGTCGCGAAGGGCACCCTCTACCGGCATGTCGAGAGCAAGACCCACCTCTTCGTCGAGGTGTTGATCCGCGACAGCGAGGTCTTCATCGAGGAGATGGCGCGCGTGGTCTCCCAGACCTTGCCGCCGACCGAGAAGGTGCTGGCGATCGCGCGCTTCTACGTCGACTTCTTCCACGAGAACCCCGATCGCGCCCAGATCCTCTGGGCCGTCGACAACCAGGACTGGATCGGCGAGATCCAGCCCGACGTCGTCCAGCGCGTCACCCAGCTCTTCGAGTCCCAGCTGCGGGTCTTCTCGGACGTGATCCAGCAGGGCATCGAGAGCGGTGAATTCGCCGACTGCGATCCCTGGGTCGTGGCCTACGCGATCTGGGGCCTCGGCGACTGCTACCTCAACCAGGCGCGCAGCCGACCGCGTCAGGTGCTCTTCGGGAAGCCGATCCAGGTGCTCTACGACGACGGTCTGCGGCTGATCCTCAGCGGCCTCCTGCGCCGCGAGCCGGCCTAG
- a CDS encoding AsmA-like C-terminal region-containing protein — MKRPSLLRLVAGLALALALVLCGRVAMVAWATEPERIGHAFGAFVRAEAKLDLDFEAAERRLWPPGVVLTGVHAEAGGSRLDADRVGLGFSLLSLLRGEASVDAVDVDGFTLVLATDANDRPTFPTPDLGEDAGSVSAAAGAPGWVITAARLREGRVRAGAWQVEQLEARVGLGWDLSVGVRASAALPGRGSVRAFEWTQGGLFREATHWQAAVDFADVRLDAWRSWLSEPLRDGLGLGGEATGAIELEGDGDTWRARGGEVRFTGVHLAGTSGSLDGDATLALGRAGGGSLDLGSARLALGDWLTKPAGEALRIHVAPTSESEDPAATLAVASDPLAGDLRVRWAEAGAELSDVSVALELTALRAWWRGPGAPRDGRVRLTRAAASDPFQVHLEAARVSTPTPAPEAQPLTATWNGVLAFASGRLTTDGVEAEFAGGVARVSGHGDTRNGDYALQVETRSLDIGRLLTALQGRPGLEGFLDLELALAGRLEERPSGAGHFDLRDGRVPDAAFPWPDEAIDTRTAHGDEGERFDHLTGRFRLEPTRLALDAVSFEHPYASLYLAGTIALPDGALDLAGDLVVREELDAGLGGPGEDRTLVVEHIHGDWRDPQFVFDTEQTQPLFQAYAKAMAERLGREPGIVLRPREVSAEAGDPP, encoded by the coding sequence GTGAAGCGTCCCTCGCTCCTCCGACTCGTCGCCGGCCTCGCGCTGGCCCTCGCGCTCGTCCTGTGCGGACGCGTGGCGATGGTGGCCTGGGCCACCGAGCCCGAGCGCATCGGCCACGCGTTCGGCGCGTTCGTGCGCGCCGAAGCGAAGTTGGATCTCGACTTCGAAGCCGCGGAGCGCCGCCTCTGGCCGCCGGGCGTGGTCCTCACGGGCGTCCACGCCGAGGCCGGCGGCTCCCGTCTGGACGCCGACCGCGTGGGCCTCGGGTTCTCGCTCCTCTCACTCTTGCGCGGCGAGGCCTCGGTGGATGCCGTCGACGTCGACGGGTTCACGCTCGTCCTCGCCACCGACGCAAACGATCGGCCCACCTTTCCGACACCTGACCTCGGCGAGGACGCAGGCTCGGTGTCGGCGGCTGCGGGGGCTCCCGGCTGGGTCATCACGGCGGCGCGACTCCGGGAAGGACGCGTGCGCGCCGGAGCCTGGCAGGTCGAGCAGCTCGAAGCGCGCGTCGGTCTCGGCTGGGATCTGTCCGTCGGCGTCCGCGCGTCGGCGGCGCTCCCGGGTCGGGGGAGCGTGCGCGCCTTCGAGTGGACCCAGGGGGGGCTCTTCCGGGAAGCCACGCATTGGCAGGCAGCGGTCGACTTCGCCGACGTCCGCCTGGACGCCTGGCGTTCCTGGCTCAGCGAGCCGCTGCGAGACGGACTCGGCCTCGGCGGAGAAGCGACCGGCGCGATCGAACTCGAAGGCGACGGCGACACCTGGCGCGCGCGCGGAGGCGAGGTGCGTTTCACCGGCGTCCACCTCGCAGGCACTTCGGGATCACTCGACGGCGATGCCACCCTTGCACTGGGACGCGCGGGCGGCGGCTCCCTCGATCTCGGCTCCGCGCGACTCGCACTCGGCGACTGGCTCACGAAACCCGCCGGCGAAGCGCTGCGCATCCACGTGGCACCTACCTCGGAGAGCGAGGATCCCGCGGCGACCCTCGCCGTCGCGAGCGATCCTCTCGCGGGGGATCTCCGCGTGCGCTGGGCGGAGGCGGGGGCGGAGCTCTCCGACGTCTCCGTGGCACTCGAACTCACCGCCCTCCGGGCCTGGTGGCGCGGTCCCGGGGCACCGCGGGACGGGCGGGTCCGTCTCACGCGCGCCGCGGCCAGCGATCCCTTCCAGGTCCACCTCGAAGCGGCCCGGGTCTCGACGCCCACGCCGGCACCCGAGGCCCAGCCGCTGACCGCCACCTGGAACGGCGTGCTCGCATTCGCCTCGGGCCGGCTCACCACGGACGGCGTCGAGGCGGAGTTCGCGGGGGGCGTGGCTCGCGTGTCGGGACACGGCGACACGCGGAACGGCGACTACGCGCTGCAGGTCGAGACCCGGTCGCTCGACATCGGTCGCTTGCTGACCGCGCTCCAGGGTCGGCCCGGCCTCGAAGGTTTCCTGGATCTCGAGCTCGCTCTCGCGGGCCGACTCGAAGAGCGACCGTCGGGCGCGGGCCACTTCGATCTGCGCGACGGGCGCGTTCCCGACGCCGCCTTTCCCTGGCCCGACGAAGCGATCGACACGCGCACGGCCCACGGCGACGAGGGCGAGCGCTTCGATCACCTCACCGGACGCTTCCGGCTCGAACCCACGCGGCTGGCCCTCGACGCCGTCTCCTTCGAACACCCCTACGCGAGTCTCTACCTCGCGGGAACGATCGCGCTCCCCGACGGCGCCCTCGATCTGGCGGGCGACCTCGTGGTGCGCGAGGAGCTAGACGCCGGACTCGGGGGTCCGGGCGAGGACCGCACACTGGTGGTGGAGCACATTCACGGCGACTGGCGCGATCCCCAGTTCGTATTCGATACCGAGCAGACCCAACCGCTCTTCCAGGCCTATGCGAAAGCCATGGCGGAACGCCTCGGCCGAGAACCCGGCATCGTGCTGCGACCGCGAGAGGTGTCGGCCGAAGCGGGAGACCCGCCGTGA
- a CDS encoding CmcJ/NvfI family oxidoreductase — protein sequence MTEGTFRYLTADTASSLMRNGRVCTRRDLDGSDSETVGVELDVVAHPIRNGREGDTPTLEAQGFALVPDAPLRDTPDFMDHEAVVRRYYPDCEARVAEASGATHVFAFDHNVRSASGKRDRTRIAGGQEVQAPAHVVHGDYTLTSAPARLRDLTRPPGRNDTLRAFLPEGAALVDQDLAEQALAPGGRFALINVWRNIVAEPVVTDPLALCDAQTVEPSDLVVFEIHYADRVGENYFAKSAQRHRWVSFPELTRDEGLLIKQWDAAGPLARSEGARGDASEAALSTFSFHSAYREPDLPDDAPDRWSIEVRCVALWS from the coding sequence ATGACCGAAGGAACGTTCCGATACCTGACGGCCGACACCGCTTCCTCGCTGATGCGAAACGGGCGTGTGTGCACCCGCCGCGACCTCGACGGCAGCGACTCGGAGACCGTCGGCGTCGAGCTCGACGTCGTCGCCCACCCGATCCGGAACGGGCGCGAGGGCGACACCCCTACCTTGGAAGCCCAGGGCTTCGCGCTGGTGCCCGACGCTCCCTTGCGCGACACCCCCGACTTCATGGACCACGAGGCGGTGGTGCGCCGCTACTACCCGGACTGTGAAGCCCGCGTGGCCGAAGCGAGCGGCGCCACCCACGTCTTCGCGTTCGACCACAACGTGCGCTCGGCGAGCGGCAAACGCGATCGCACGCGCATCGCAGGCGGGCAGGAGGTCCAGGCGCCCGCCCACGTCGTCCACGGCGACTACACGCTGACGAGCGCGCCCGCCCGGCTGCGCGATCTCACCCGTCCGCCCGGTCGGAACGACACGCTGCGGGCCTTCTTGCCCGAGGGAGCGGCGCTCGTCGACCAGGACCTCGCGGAGCAGGCGCTCGCCCCGGGTGGCCGCTTCGCGCTGATCAACGTGTGGCGCAACATCGTGGCGGAGCCGGTCGTCACCGACCCGCTTGCCCTGTGTGACGCCCAGACCGTCGAACCCAGCGACCTCGTGGTCTTCGAGATCCACTACGCCGACCGTGTCGGTGAGAACTACTTCGCGAAGTCGGCTCAACGACACCGCTGGGTGTCGTTTCCCGAGCTCACCCGTGACGAGGGCCTGCTGATCAAGCAGTGGGATGCCGCCGGGCCCCTCGCGCGCAGTGAGGGGGCTCGGGGCGACGCGTCCGAAGCCGCCCTTTCCACCTTCAGCTTCCACAGCGCCTATCGCGAGCCCGACCTGCCCGACGACGCGCCGGACCGCTGGAGCATCGAAGTCCGCTGCGTCGCGCTCTGGTCCTGA
- a CDS encoding tellurium resistance protein TerC, which yields MDLFTIENFANLGILLFLQLVLGFDNLLYISIESQRAPEESRAAVRRWGIIIALALRVVLLFLVMRLLSTFEAPFWEIHWTGVIEGSFNFATVVFLLGGAFLMWTASKEIMHLLSVEDLQHESGGSSKSAVQVVALIVLMNLIFSFDSILSALAITKVFAVLATAIFASGVAMLLLADEVSAFIERNRKYEVLGLFILLIVGIVLLGEGGHVAHLKLFGYQVEPMAKSTFYFSVVVLVIVDVIQSGYQKKLEAKRKAALGKTAPA from the coding sequence TTGGACCTGTTCACGATCGAGAACTTCGCCAACCTGGGCATCCTGCTGTTTCTCCAGCTGGTACTCGGCTTCGACAACCTGCTCTACATCTCGATCGAGTCCCAGCGCGCCCCCGAGGAATCCCGGGCCGCTGTGCGGCGCTGGGGAATCATCATCGCGCTGGCGCTCCGCGTGGTGCTGCTGTTCCTGGTGATGCGCCTGCTCTCGACCTTCGAAGCGCCCTTCTGGGAAATCCACTGGACCGGCGTCATCGAGGGCTCCTTCAACTTCGCCACGGTCGTCTTCCTGCTCGGCGGCGCGTTCCTGATGTGGACGGCGTCGAAGGAGATCATGCACCTGCTCTCGGTCGAGGATCTGCAGCACGAGTCGGGCGGCAGCTCCAAATCGGCGGTGCAGGTCGTCGCGCTGATCGTGCTGATGAACCTGATCTTCTCCTTCGACTCGATCCTCTCGGCGCTGGCGATCACGAAGGTCTTCGCCGTGCTGGCGACGGCGATCTTCGCATCCGGGGTCGCGATGCTGCTGCTCGCCGACGAGGTCTCCGCGTTCATCGAGAGGAACCGCAAGTACGAGGTTCTCGGGCTCTTCATCCTGTTGATCGTCGGCATCGTGCTGCTGGGCGAAGGCGGCCACGTCGCGCACCTGAAGCTCTTCGGCTACCAGGTCGAGCCGATGGCAAAGAGCACCTTCTACTTCTCGGTGGTGGTCCTGGTGATCGTCGACGTCATCCAGTCCGGCTACCAGAAGAAGCTCGAGGCGAAGCGCAAGGCCGCCCTCGGGAAGACCGCCCCGGCCTAG
- a CDS encoding NAD(P)/FAD-dependent oxidoreductase, translated as MPAPPQPGSAPYDVLVIGAGFSGLYALKKLRDDLGMRVRVFESGAGVGGTWYWNRYPGARCDSESFYYCFSFSDELAQEWEWSGKYPEQPEIERYLNHVADRFDLRRDIQLETRVAAARFDEAANRWELETEGGERFTAQFVISAVGCLSAANLPDIPGLEAFGGESFHTARWPKGGVDFSGKRVGLIGTGSTGIQATPVIARAARHLTVFQRTPNFTVPARHAPFAPEDQRRIKENYAEIFALARSTSGGFPYLPIEREATSVSPEEREAVFEELWEEGGFKFLWGGFNDILSDPVANEYASEFIRSKIRAMVDDPETAEKLCPYGYRYGAKRPPIDTDYYESFNRDNVRLVDLRSDGIERITAQGVRLASGPVDLDVLVFATGFDAMTGSLLKIDIEGLGGLRLQDAWREGPQTLLGLQIAGFPNLFTVTGPGSPSVLMNMPVAIEHHVEWIADCLQHMRDRGVARVEASQAAQAEWGAHVLEVAEDSFVGQGTSWYTGANIPGKARVVLPYTAGQVQYAEECDAIVADGYRGFVFGG; from the coding sequence ATGCCTGCCCCGCCCCAGCCGGGCTCCGCGCCCTACGACGTCCTCGTGATCGGCGCTGGCTTCTCCGGGCTCTACGCCCTGAAGAAGCTGCGCGACGACCTGGGCATGCGGGTGCGCGTCTTCGAGAGTGGCGCCGGCGTCGGCGGAACCTGGTATTGGAACCGCTACCCCGGGGCGCGCTGCGACTCGGAGAGCTTCTACTACTGCTTCTCGTTCTCCGACGAACTCGCCCAGGAGTGGGAGTGGTCTGGGAAGTATCCCGAACAGCCCGAGATCGAGCGCTACCTCAACCACGTGGCCGACCGCTTCGATCTGCGGCGCGACATCCAGCTCGAGACGCGTGTGGCGGCGGCGCGCTTCGACGAAGCCGCGAATCGCTGGGAGCTCGAGACCGAGGGCGGCGAGCGCTTCACGGCCCAGTTCGTGATCAGCGCGGTCGGCTGTCTGTCGGCCGCGAACCTTCCCGACATCCCGGGGCTCGAAGCTTTCGGCGGTGAGTCGTTCCACACGGCGCGCTGGCCGAAGGGCGGCGTCGACTTCAGCGGCAAGCGGGTCGGGCTGATCGGCACCGGTTCGACGGGGATCCAGGCGACCCCGGTGATCGCGCGCGCGGCGCGCCACCTCACCGTCTTCCAGCGCACCCCGAACTTCACGGTGCCGGCCCGGCATGCCCCCTTCGCTCCCGAGGATCAACGGCGCATCAAGGAGAACTACGCCGAGATCTTTGCGTTGGCGCGCAGCACCTCGGGTGGCTTCCCATACCTGCCGATCGAACGCGAAGCCACGTCGGTGAGCCCCGAGGAGCGCGAGGCGGTCTTCGAGGAGCTCTGGGAGGAAGGCGGGTTCAAGTTCCTGTGGGGTGGCTTCAATGACATCCTGTCGGACCCGGTCGCCAACGAGTACGCCTCCGAGTTCATCCGCAGCAAGATCCGCGCGATGGTGGACGACCCGGAGACCGCCGAGAAACTCTGTCCCTACGGCTATCGCTACGGCGCGAAACGACCCCCGATCGACACGGACTACTACGAGAGCTTCAACCGCGACAACGTCCGCCTGGTCGACCTGCGCAGCGACGGGATCGAACGCATCACGGCGCAGGGGGTTCGGCTCGCGAGCGGGCCGGTCGACCTCGACGTCCTCGTCTTCGCGACGGGCTTCGACGCCATGACCGGTTCGCTGCTCAAGATCGACATCGAAGGCTTGGGAGGGCTGCGGCTGCAGGACGCCTGGAGGGAGGGGCCCCAGACGCTCCTCGGCCTCCAGATCGCCGGGTTTCCCAACCTGTTCACCGTGACCGGCCCCGGGAGTCCTTCGGTCCTGATGAACATGCCCGTCGCCATCGAGCACCACGTGGAATGGATCGCGGATTGCCTGCAACACATGCGCGACCGCGGAGTTGCGCGGGTCGAGGCCAGCCAGGCGGCCCAGGCGGAATGGGGGGCGCACGTGCTCGAAGTCGCCGAGGACTCCTTCGTCGGCCAGGGCACCTCCTGGTACACGGGCGCCAACATTCCCGGCAAGGCTCGCGTGGTGTTGCCCTACACCGCCGGGCAGGTCCAGTACGCCGAGGAGTGCGACGCGATCGTGGCCGACGGCTACCGCGGGTTCGTCTTCGGCGGCTAG
- a CDS encoding gamma-glutamylcyclotransferase family protein has translation MATETQWSWYFAYGSNLDPGTFVGRRRMRPRDACVGRLDDYALVFDLPVGPGERGVANLRRTPGAHVHGVLYEIADEQAQLLDRTEGVQHGFYTRAGVAVDLEHGTKRSAFTYVSQRGVAGRKPSRRYLGLLLRGARHHGLPLDWTAWLRSLPLAIDERDPQQELPLR, from the coding sequence ATGGCGACGGAGACACAGTGGTCCTGGTACTTCGCCTACGGCAGCAACCTCGACCCGGGCACCTTCGTCGGGCGCAGGCGGATGCGTCCCCGCGACGCGTGCGTCGGCCGCCTCGACGACTACGCCCTCGTCTTCGACCTGCCCGTCGGTCCGGGAGAACGCGGCGTCGCGAATCTACGCCGCACGCCCGGAGCGCACGTCCACGGCGTCCTCTACGAGATCGCCGACGAGCAGGCCCAGCTCCTCGACCGTACCGAGGGCGTGCAGCACGGCTTCTACACGCGCGCCGGAGTCGCGGTCGACCTCGAGCACGGAACCAAGCGGTCCGCGTTCACCTATGTGTCGCAGCGGGGCGTGGCGGGACGGAAGCCCTCGCGGCGTTACCTCGGTCTCCTGTTGCGGGGCGCACGCCACCACGGGCTGCCACTCGACTGGACGGCTTGGCTGCGATCCCTGCCCCTCGCGATCGACGAACGCGATCCGCAGCAGGAACTCCCGCTCCGGTGA
- a CDS encoding metalloregulator ArsR/SmtB family transcription factor, with amino-acid sequence MAGVAPESTLDRTFRALADPTRRAILAQLRAGPASVTALAAPFSISFAAVSKHLRVLEDAGLVSRENRGRERRCHLQAQPLRAAAAFAADYRAFWNARLDALETFLADDAQSGPTDD; translated from the coding sequence ATGGCTGGAGTGGCTCCGGAATCCACGCTGGATCGCACCTTCCGCGCTCTCGCGGATCCGACCCGCCGCGCGATCCTGGCGCAGCTGCGGGCTGGGCCTGCCAGTGTCACGGCCCTGGCCGCGCCGTTCTCCATCAGCTTCGCCGCGGTGTCGAAGCACTTGCGCGTGCTCGAGGACGCGGGCCTGGTGAGTCGCGAGAACCGGGGTCGCGAACGTCGGTGTCACCTGCAGGCGCAGCCCCTGCGCGCCGCCGCGGCCTTCGCCGCCGACTACCGAGCGTTCTGGAACGCTCGACTCGACGCACTCGAAACGTTCCTGGCCGACGACGCCCAATCGGGGCCAACGGATGACTGA
- a CDS encoding SRPBCC domain-containing protein: MTENVIRIERVLSASPKRVFDAFADAKSLSVWMCPSDEISHATVEVDFRVGGRFRIAMHGGERDYVQHGEYLAIEPGRRIELRWVSEWMPPEHAVTRLVVSFEAVDGGTRLSLEHRDLPDGDAYQGHREGWQRILAALSQHLTVA; this comes from the coding sequence ATGACTGAGAACGTCATCCGCATCGAGCGCGTGCTGTCGGCATCGCCGAAGCGTGTCTTCGACGCCTTTGCCGACGCCAAGAGTCTCTCCGTGTGGATGTGTCCGTCGGATGAGATCTCCCACGCGACGGTCGAGGTGGATTTCCGCGTGGGAGGTCGCTTCCGGATCGCGATGCATGGCGGCGAGCGCGACTACGTTCAGCACGGGGAATACCTCGCGATCGAGCCCGGTCGTCGTATCGAGCTGCGCTGGGTGTCCGAATGGATGCCACCCGAACACGCCGTGACGCGTCTCGTGGTGTCCTTCGAAGCGGTCGACGGGGGAACCCGGCTTTCCCTCGAACACCGCGATCTTCCCGACGGCGATGCCTATCAGGGACATCGCGAAGGCTGGCAGCGCATCCTTGCGGCGCTGAGCCAGCATCTCACCGTCGCCTGA
- a CDS encoding DUF899 family protein, which yields MPIARFSDESPKYAKLREELQQAEVALRDQRERVAALRRALPRDHFVEDLVFQELRDGQPAPVTLSELFNDPAKPLILMQFMYGKSQESPCPMCTAFADGYDGAMPHITETANFAVLVAGDIAAFADYARERGWQHLRLVSAGDADLKRDLGFEDADGRQNPGVSIFERHADGRVSHFYSQSALLGAEGFRGMDLLSPIWHFLDLLPEGRGDFFPSRSYGG from the coding sequence ATGCCGATCGCCCGCTTTTCCGATGAATCCCCGAAGTACGCGAAGCTGCGTGAAGAACTGCAGCAGGCCGAGGTCGCCCTGCGCGATCAGCGCGAACGGGTCGCGGCGTTACGCCGGGCACTTCCGCGCGATCACTTCGTCGAAGATCTCGTCTTCCAGGAGCTGCGCGACGGCCAGCCAGCGCCCGTGACGCTCTCGGAGCTCTTCAACGACCCGGCGAAGCCGTTGATCCTGATGCAGTTCATGTACGGCAAGTCCCAGGAGTCGCCGTGTCCGATGTGCACGGCCTTCGCCGACGGCTACGACGGAGCGATGCCCCACATCACCGAGACGGCGAACTTCGCGGTCCTCGTCGCGGGGGACATCGCGGCGTTCGCCGACTACGCGCGCGAGCGCGGCTGGCAGCATCTGCGGCTGGTGAGCGCGGGAGACGCGGACCTGAAGCGGGATCTCGGCTTCGAAGACGCAGACGGGCGCCAGAACCCAGGCGTCTCGATCTTCGAACGCCACGCGGACGGCCGGGTCTCCCACTTCTACTCCCAGTCGGCGCTGCTCGGCGCCGAGGGCTTCCGCGGCATGGATCTGCTGTCCCCGATCTGGCACTTCCTGGACCTCCTGCCCGAGGGCCGGGGCGACTTCTTCCCGTCGCGGAGCTACGGCGGCTAG
- a CDS encoding PLP-dependent aspartate aminotransferase family protein yields MTKPLADAAFETRAIHVGNHADPETGAVMPPIYTTSTFAQERPGVTRGYDYTRSGNPNFTRLGETLASLEGGEYATVFASGMAAITAVISTLGQGDEVLAEENVYGCTFRIFDRVFEKFGVSVRYVDFTDPAALAVLEESRPALVWLESPTNPLLKVLDIAAISEVAARVGAPVLVDNTFASPYFQRPLELGATLSLSSTTKYVNGHSDCLGGVVVTRDAAWQEQMVFAQKAVGLNPSPFDTWLVARGVKTLALRMERHHENALALATWLESVSRVRWVRHPFLDSHPQVDLARRQMRGGSGIVSFELDATLEETSAFVSHLELFALAESLGGVESLVDHPASMTHASIPRAEREKVGISDGLVRLSVGIEALEDLRADLERGLARL; encoded by the coding sequence ATGACCAAACCGCTCGCCGACGCCGCGTTCGAAACACGGGCGATCCACGTCGGAAACCACGCCGATCCCGAAACCGGCGCGGTGATGCCGCCGATCTACACCACCTCCACCTTCGCCCAGGAGCGCCCGGGGGTGACGCGCGGCTACGACTACACGCGTTCGGGGAACCCGAACTTCACCCGTCTCGGCGAGACCCTGGCCTCGCTCGAAGGCGGCGAGTACGCGACGGTGTTCGCGAGTGGGATGGCCGCGATCACCGCGGTGATCTCGACGCTCGGGCAGGGCGACGAGGTCCTGGCCGAGGAGAACGTCTACGGCTGCACCTTCCGCATCTTCGACCGGGTGTTCGAGAAGTTCGGGGTGTCGGTGCGCTACGTCGACTTCACGGATCCGGCGGCCCTCGCCGTGCTCGAGGAGTCCCGTCCCGCCCTCGTGTGGCTCGAGTCCCCGACGAACCCGCTGCTCAAGGTGCTGGACATCGCCGCCATCAGCGAGGTGGCGGCGCGCGTCGGAGCGCCGGTGCTCGTCGACAACACCTTCGCGTCGCCGTACTTCCAGCGCCCTCTCGAGCTCGGGGCCACGCTCTCGCTCTCGTCGACCACGAAGTACGTCAACGGCCACTCGGATTGCCTGGGCGGCGTGGTGGTGACGCGCGACGCCGCATGGCAGGAACAGATGGTCTTCGCCCAGAAGGCGGTGGGACTCAACCCGTCCCCCTTCGACACCTGGCTCGTCGCGCGCGGCGTGAAGACCCTCGCGCTGCGGATGGAGCGCCATCACGAGAACGCGCTCGCGCTCGCGACCTGGCTCGAGTCGGTGTCCCGGGTGCGCTGGGTGCGCCACCCGTTCCTCGACTCCCACCCCCAGGTCGATCTCGCCCGGCGACAGATGCGCGGCGGCTCGGGCATCGTGAGCTTCGAACTCGACGCCACGCTCGAAGAGACGTCGGCCTTCGTGTCCCATCTCGAGCTCTTCGCGTTGGCCGAGAGTCTCGGCGGCGTCGAGTCCCTGGTGGACCACCCGGCCAGCATGACCCATGCGAGCATCCCGCGCGCCGAGCGCGAGAAGGTCGGGATCTCCGACGGCCTGGTGCGGCTCTCGGTCGGGATCGAGGCGCTGGAGGATCTTCGGGCGGACCTGGAGCGCGGCCTCGCGCGGCTCTAG